GAACGGCGGTCCAGGATCAATGTTCCACACATTGAGAAATCTAGGTCCGATGTTGGAAATTGCTAAGACAATGGAGAAAGTGTGTCCAAATGCTTGGCTGATCAACTACACAAATCCGGAAGCAAAATTGGTGGAGGCGATCTCCAAATTAACTTCAATCAAAGTGGTAGGCTTGTGCCATGGTTTAGACATCGGCATTCATCAGCTAGCTGAATTTCTGGAGATGGATAGTAAAGATATCGCTGTTGAAGGCGGTGGATTGAACCACTTTGGCTTCTTCACAAAGATCTGGAACAAGAATACGGGAGAGGATTTATACCCTTTATTCCATGAGAAAGAAAAGCTAGCTAACCGTTTGGCACAATTCGATCATGTTGGATTATCCAGAACGTTGTACCGTACATATGGCTACTTCCCTTACCCGGGAACTAACCATTGCGGCGAGTATATTTCTTGGGCAGAAGATTTCTATGCTGGACTACCCTTGCAGTTCCGTTACGATCCAATAAGTGAGCAGCTGTGGAAGAAAGACTCCAGAACACCTGAATTTGTATACTGTGCCAGCGGCAGTACTTTAGATAAAGGCTTGTTCGAGAAAACGATGAACCAAGAGCTCTGGATAGAGCAAGCTTATACGTTCGATGAAGAAAAGGTTCAAATCAGTAATGAATATGCAGTGCCAATTATCGAAGCGATCTTCTTCGACGATGAAATCGAGTTGAATGCTGTTAATATGCAAAACAATGGCGCTATTAAAGGACTTCCAGAGGATATGGTCGTTGAAACACAAGCGGTCGTTAACAAAAATGGTATCGCATTTAAGCCAATGACGGTTGAACTGCCAACTGCCATTATCGGAACGATCCATATTCAAGGTACAATCCATAAGCTGTTACTTGAGGCGTTTGTTGAAGAGTCGAGAACAAAATTGCTGCAAGCGATTCTGCTTGATCCGCAAGCTCCAACATATTATCAAGCTTGTGCGATGATCGATGAAATGTGTGAACTGCAAAAAGCAGTGCTGCCAAAACTTGAGTGGAAATAATAGCAAGGGTTTCTTCTTGGAAATACGTTATTTGACCATATAGTGTAAAAAATGAAGGCCTCTCGTAGTAATACGAGAGGCCTTTCATTCTGTAAAGCATTAGTTAGTTCGATTGAAATGATTCTTGATTAGAAGGAACGGACCTCATTCTAATTCTTGATCTAAAATAGGTTGTACTAAACGACGTACTTCATCTGTTGAAGTGGTATCCATTAATTGGTTTCTAAGTTCGCCTGCACCTCTAAATCCACGAACATAGATTTTC
The window above is part of the Paenibacillus sp. FSL K6-0276 genome. Proteins encoded here:
- a CDS encoding alpha-galactosidase gives rise to the protein MKRLKVALIGAGSVSFGLGALQDIVLSERLKNQVELEIALMDIVEENVNRTYKYATEMFTEYSHPAKIWQTTNLEDALRDADFSIVAIEVERYHYWSQDFHIPRRYGSKQLYGENGGPGSMFHTLRNLGPMLEIAKTMEKVCPNAWLINYTNPEAKLVEAISKLTSIKVVGLCHGLDIGIHQLAEFLEMDSKDIAVEGGGLNHFGFFTKIWNKNTGEDLYPLFHEKEKLANRLAQFDHVGLSRTLYRTYGYFPYPGTNHCGEYISWAEDFYAGLPLQFRYDPISEQLWKKDSRTPEFVYCASGSTLDKGLFEKTMNQELWIEQAYTFDEEKVQISNEYAVPIIEAIFFDDEIELNAVNMQNNGAIKGLPEDMVVETQAVVNKNGIAFKPMTVELPTAIIGTIHIQGTIHKLLLEAFVEESRTKLLQAILLDPQAPTYYQACAMIDEMCELQKAVLPKLEWK